From Spirochaetota bacterium, one genomic window encodes:
- a CDS encoding SpoIIE family protein phosphatase yields the protein MKRISLSQISAVNKKINSSMELPELLTGILDLAKGLVKSESSSILLHEADTGDLIFDVVLCEKGYSLKGEKVPVGKGIAGYAAKTGKSLIVNDVQNDPRFFRGIDNKSSFTTQHILCVPMKVRGKLIGVLEVVNAINNHGFDTQDLKLLTYLAEQAAISISNRMLYNDLRSRINELTALYEISQSISFADPEEDIFDKVIQSVAHSLDAEKASIIFHNKLNDKFFIIASRGLPSTIKSNSEIHVGENITGFVFKKGHPLIVSDIEKEISFPLENRERRYNTRSFISVPIRSQKQIIGVMSIADKKDQRDFDSNDLRTLQTIGSQIAEIYKNSIYQKEIKKQKTLSKEIDIASKIQKQILPKIPEKHRNHRIAAFHKPAKEVGGDFYDFFKFDENKYAALVADVSGKGIPAALFMTAALNIMRAETRLNNQPSSLLSSSNLYINHESEHGMFVSLFYMLVDSHNNIFTYGNAGHNDQLFIKNRTSEILKLNAKGKALGLDSNSVYEEKVMLYDTGDLIVLFTDGVLERLGDGDINKGEETLAKISLNSLNTSPLNIIQSCKDYLDNNYIEDKLMDDFTILAIQF from the coding sequence ATGAAAAGAATTAGCCTTTCACAGATCAGCGCGGTTAACAAAAAAATTAATTCCTCAATGGAGCTTCCAGAGCTTCTGACTGGCATCCTTGATTTGGCTAAGGGATTGGTGAAATCTGAGAGTTCATCTATTTTGCTTCATGAAGCTGATACTGGCGACCTAATATTCGATGTGGTTCTTTGCGAGAAGGGCTATTCCCTCAAAGGGGAGAAGGTGCCAGTTGGGAAGGGTATAGCGGGATATGCGGCAAAAACTGGGAAATCTCTCATTGTTAATGACGTCCAGAATGATCCTAGGTTTTTCAGAGGAATTGATAACAAATCGAGTTTTACTACACAACATATATTATGTGTCCCAATGAAGGTAAGGGGCAAGCTCATAGGCGTTTTGGAAGTCGTCAATGCTATAAATAATCATGGATTCGATACACAGGATTTAAAATTACTAACCTACTTAGCTGAACAAGCAGCTATTTCCATATCCAATAGGATGTTGTATAACGATCTTAGAAGTCGAATTAACGAGTTAACAGCCCTATATGAGATATCGCAATCTATATCCTTTGCTGACCCTGAAGAGGATATCTTTGACAAGGTAATACAATCCGTTGCCCACTCCCTTGATGCTGAGAAGGCTTCTATCATCTTTCATAATAAATTAAATGATAAATTCTTTATAATCGCCTCCCGTGGACTCCCGAGTACCATTAAAAGCAATTCCGAAATCCATGTTGGCGAAAACATCACTGGATTTGTTTTCAAGAAGGGACATCCCTTGATTGTTTCTGATATAGAAAAGGAGATATCCTTTCCCCTTGAAAATAGAGAAAGGCGGTATAATACAAGATCCTTTATATCAGTGCCAATTCGATCGCAAAAACAGATAATTGGCGTGATGAGCATCGCAGACAAGAAGGATCAAAGAGATTTTGACTCTAATGACCTGAGAACCCTGCAAACTATTGGGAGCCAGATTGCTGAAATATATAAAAATAGCATTTATCAGAAAGAGATAAAAAAACAGAAGACTTTATCTAAAGAAATTGATATAGCCTCTAAAATCCAGAAGCAAATTCTGCCAAAGATTCCTGAGAAACATAGGAATCACAGAATCGCAGCCTTTCATAAGCCGGCAAAAGAGGTGGGTGGCGATTTTTATGATTTTTTCAAATTTGATGAGAATAAATATGCTGCATTAGTCGCGGATGTTTCAGGGAAGGGGATTCCTGCCGCGTTATTTATGACAGCGGCGCTAAATATTATGAGGGCAGAGACTAGATTAAACAATCAGCCAAGCTCACTCTTATCCAGCTCCAATCTATACATAAATCATGAATCAGAACATGGGATGTTTGTCTCTCTTTTCTACATGCTGGTGGACTCACATAATAATATCTTTACTTATGGAAATGCCGGGCATAATGATCAATTATTCATTAAAAATCGTACAAGCGAGATACTCAAGCTTAACGCCAAGGGCAAGGCCTTGGGTCTCGACAGCAACTCGGTATATGAGGAAAAGGTAATGCTCTATGATACTGGCGATCTAATAGTATTATTCACTGATGGCGTTCTTGAACGCCTTGGTGATGGCGACATAAACAAGGGTGAAGAGACGCTTGCCAAAATATCCTTAAATAGTCTAAATACCAGCCCGTTAAACATTATCCAGTCATGTAAGGACTATCTTGATAATAATTATATTGAAGACAAACTGATGGATGATTTTACCATACTTGCCATACAATTCTAA
- a CDS encoding lysylphosphatidylglycerol synthase domain-containing protein: MKSLLLNRARTTFLIVGILILILLFKSFGIEKIIHHIQAMSWKFGIIVSIFLFNNIFLTYAWKILITYPVKRGNFYKLLLARIAGDSPSSVNSLGAIVGEPLKAMYIKDLIPFNIGLASVVLDRTIHIIANILLVITGVFSSFFILKIPFEITVISLLFLVISLCMMIVILKKQRDGFLENILNMFPRIIIKKFMNEDRWQKVKALDEEIKYLFCAPKKLKNFYLSIIIRYISILITGVLEIFFIIKFIGIDISFTNAMFVFIFNLFLTGVIFFMPANLGTSEGSFSLALKFLGFDPALGLTLGIIRRLRAFVWSGIGVLILFYAGLLKKDTIVQGTECIHKETEFITVDY, encoded by the coding sequence ATGAAATCTCTTTTATTAAATAGAGCCAGAACAACGTTTTTAATTGTCGGAATATTGATTTTAATCCTACTCTTTAAAAGCTTTGGAATTGAAAAAATTATTCATCATATTCAGGCTATGAGTTGGAAATTTGGGATAATTGTATCAATTTTTCTTTTTAATAACATTTTTCTCACCTATGCATGGAAGATCTTAATAACCTACCCGGTAAAGAGAGGGAATTTCTATAAATTGTTGCTTGCGAGAATTGCTGGGGATTCTCCCTCATCCGTTAACAGCCTGGGTGCAATAGTAGGCGAACCGCTCAAGGCTATGTATATCAAGGATTTGATCCCCTTCAATATTGGACTGGCATCAGTGGTTCTTGACAGGACTATTCATATTATTGCCAATATTCTTCTTGTTATTACCGGGGTCTTTTCCAGTTTCTTTATTCTAAAAATTCCCTTTGAAATAACAGTGATATCCCTCCTGTTTCTCGTTATTTCATTATGTATGATGATAGTTATACTCAAAAAGCAGAGAGATGGCTTCCTTGAAAATATCTTGAACATGTTTCCGAGAATCATTATCAAGAAATTCATGAATGAAGATAGATGGCAAAAGGTTAAGGCGCTGGATGAGGAGATTAAATATCTCTTTTGCGCTCCCAAAAAACTAAAAAACTTTTACCTTTCAATTATTATTCGTTATATATCGATTCTAATTACAGGTGTTCTCGAAATATTTTTTATTATAAAATTTATAGGTATTGATATCTCCTTTACAAATGCAATGTTTGTTTTCATCTTCAACCTCTTCCTGACAGGTGTTATCTTTTTCATGCCGGCCAATCTTGGAACAAGCGAAGGATCATTTTCCTTAGCTCTCAAGTTCCTTGGATTTGATCCCGCCCTTGGATTAACCCTTGGTATAATAAGAAGGCTCAGGGCTTTTGTATGGTCAGGCATCGGAGTTCTAATATTATTCTATGCGGGATTATTAAAAAAGGATACTATAGTTCAGGGAACGGAATGCATTCATAAAGAGACAGAATTCATAACTGTAGATTACTGA
- a CDS encoding glycosyltransferase family 9 protein, with translation MNYIIYQTAFIGDIILATSMAKTIRDIDGDGEIFFITTPVGEEILRNNNRIDRILVYDKRKNGLSDIVKIIKVIKERFRGKETVYISPHRFARASIIGCLLRSDVRVGFNASTLSFFYNRIAQYRYGIHELERNFGLISAVFEGVLPNEGYSRPELFPSEEDYFSVKGLVNKWIDADKNIISIAPGSVWATKRWPIEYFKELIRLLENHGTGAILIGGKEDQILCDRLTSNNVINLAGRLTILESAAAISLSRGIVTNDSAPLHIASAMNVPTLAIFGSTTPYLGFGPVADRSIVFENIDVECRPCGSHGRMKCRKKHFDCMNKIYPEKVFDELKRLI, from the coding sequence ATGAACTATATTATATATCAGACAGCATTTATTGGCGACATTATACTGGCAACATCGATGGCAAAGACCATAAGGGATATAGATGGGGATGGAGAGATTTTTTTTATTACAACCCCTGTTGGAGAAGAGATCCTTAGGAACAACAATCGAATAGATAGAATATTGGTCTACGATAAGAGGAAAAATGGATTATCTGACATAGTAAAAATTATCAAAGTGATAAAGGAGAGATTTAGGGGCAAAGAGACTGTATATATCTCTCCCCATCGATTTGCGCGTGCATCAATTATTGGATGTCTTCTTAGATCAGATGTAAGGGTGGGCTTCAATGCCTCAACGCTATCATTCTTCTACAATCGAATTGCTCAATATCGTTACGGCATTCATGAACTAGAGAGGAATTTTGGACTTATAAGTGCAGTCTTTGAGGGCGTTCTTCCAAATGAAGGGTATTCGAGACCAGAACTATTCCCCTCTGAGGAGGATTATTTTAGTGTTAAGGGCTTAGTGAATAAATGGATTGACGCGGATAAAAATATAATATCAATAGCCCCAGGATCGGTATGGGCGACAAAGAGATGGCCGATTGAGTATTTTAAAGAGCTAATTCGGCTTTTAGAGAATCATGGAACTGGAGCGATACTAATAGGAGGAAAAGAGGATCAAATCCTTTGTGATAGACTGACCTCTAACAATGTGATAAATCTAGCTGGAAGGCTAACAATCCTGGAATCAGCAGCAGCCATTAGCCTGTCAAGGGGTATTGTTACAAATGATTCAGCTCCTCTACATATAGCCTCAGCTATGAATGTCCCTACTCTTGCGATATTCGGTTCTACAACACCTTATTTGGGATTTGGCCCCGTTGCGGATAGATCCATAGTATTTGAGAATATCGATGTAGAATGCAGGCCATGCGGAAGTCATGGGCGCATGAAATGCAGAAAGAAACACTTTGACTGTATGAATAAGATTTATCCTGAGAAGGTATTCGATGAGCTTAAGAGACTTATATAG
- a CDS encoding sulfatase — protein sequence MNYKSMMRMMMKSKAGAYALSFSCGAAVYFIEYLFCLLCNSYFAVMGVKSHEIEKIVFSQFKYLIVLSQLKIFFVYIVIGGISGLCICYLVYLYSEKFRRELNAKKIIISTLFFTFALSLIFLIYDISTHPALYNEVFYAKGGILSEFQIFLTDRMPRFIMMIFRIIIILLFLPFLMALVVGVFKKIITLFRMYPRFIGFTLILIPIIVIIILSWGDKNEGPNLLILSSDSFRYDRISAYGNKKNLTPNIDKLINEGFSFTNLHVQLPRTFPSWYCILTGEYPSGHGIRHMFPRREDILKAEAYLPLILRERGYTTSVVADYAGDIFSKIKGFDRKLTPYFNFNIMIMQNSLEIHFLLLPYLHNRIGRLIFPELRWFSHNSDPGLLKDEVIRELNDLSKKKRFFLTVFFSVTHFPYASPYPYYGMFTNKDYRGKYKYLKKINDPTKTEIITNEDREQIISLFDGACRALDESIGSIIDELKTRGLYDNTIIIFTSDHGENIYDCDFELGHGQHFRGQYATHVPFIIKFNDEYANRMKIKKYDGIAEQIDFLPTIMDVMGINLDEDVDGVSFKDVIEGKRKGIKKIAYSETGIWFADEGDQFFQKQRIRYPAVQKLCEIDEYNNEIVLREEYTDLVNIAKHRTVFDENYKLLYIPTRDGVQFELYHLRGSALKNLYHKNHPHFKSLYGYLKRFMKRTENAEIINGLFIPKGMGNRRKDSNALNLSRLK from the coding sequence ATGAATTATAAGAGCATGATGAGAATGATGATGAAATCCAAAGCAGGGGCCTATGCCCTCTCCTTTTCATGTGGAGCAGCAGTATACTTTATCGAATACCTCTTCTGTCTTTTATGTAATTCCTACTTCGCAGTAATGGGAGTGAAGTCGCATGAGATTGAGAAGATAGTCTTTTCACAGTTCAAATATCTAATAGTCCTTAGCCAGCTAAAGATTTTTTTTGTGTACATAGTAATAGGCGGTATCAGCGGATTATGTATATGTTATTTAGTATATCTCTATTCAGAAAAATTCAGGAGGGAACTAAACGCAAAAAAAATAATTATATCAACCCTATTCTTCACTTTTGCTCTCTCCCTAATATTTCTTATCTATGATATCTCCACTCATCCGGCTCTCTATAATGAGGTCTTCTATGCCAAGGGGGGGATTCTGTCTGAATTTCAAATCTTCCTCACTGATAGAATGCCGAGATTCATAATGATGATTTTTCGAATCATCATTATTTTGCTCTTCCTTCCATTTCTAATGGCCCTTGTTGTCGGTGTCTTCAAGAAGATAATTACACTCTTTAGGATGTACCCACGGTTTATCGGATTTACATTAATACTAATTCCAATCATAGTGATAATCATACTATCATGGGGAGACAAGAATGAGGGGCCGAATCTATTAATACTCTCATCCGATTCCTTTCGATATGATAGGATTTCAGCTTATGGGAACAAAAAAAACTTAACCCCAAATATTGATAAACTCATCAATGAGGGGTTTTCATTTACAAATCTCCATGTACAGCTACCACGAACTTTTCCATCTTGGTATTGCATACTCACAGGAGAATACCCTTCAGGGCATGGGATAAGACATATGTTTCCACGTCGAGAGGATATTCTGAAGGCTGAGGCCTATCTCCCATTAATATTAAGGGAAAGGGGATATACCACGTCAGTTGTGGCTGATTATGCAGGTGATATATTTTCGAAGATAAAGGGATTTGATCGAAAACTTACGCCCTACTTTAATTTTAACATCATGATTATGCAGAATTCGCTTGAGATTCACTTTCTCCTCTTACCCTATTTGCATAATAGAATTGGCAGATTGATCTTCCCTGAATTGAGATGGTTTTCTCATAACTCAGATCCTGGACTCTTGAAGGATGAGGTTATCCGAGAATTGAATGATTTATCAAAAAAGAAAAGATTCTTCTTAACAGTATTCTTTTCTGTGACACATTTCCCATATGCCTCCCCCTATCCTTATTATGGGATGTTTACAAACAAAGATTATAGGGGGAAATATAAATATCTTAAAAAAATAAATGATCCCACCAAAACAGAAATTATTACTAATGAGGACAGGGAACAAATTATATCCCTCTTTGACGGAGCATGCAGAGCCCTTGATGAGAGCATCGGCTCAATAATCGATGAACTTAAAACAAGAGGGTTGTATGATAACACTATTATCATCTTCACTTCAGATCATGGTGAAAATATCTATGATTGCGATTTTGAGCTCGGTCATGGGCAGCACTTCAGGGGTCAATATGCTACTCATGTTCCATTTATAATAAAGTTTAATGATGAATATGCAAATAGGATGAAAATAAAAAAATATGATGGAATAGCGGAACAGATAGATTTTTTGCCAACCATAATGGATGTTATGGGAATCAATCTGGATGAGGATGTTGATGGTGTATCCTTTAAGGATGTAATTGAGGGAAAGAGGAAGGGGATAAAAAAGATTGCCTATTCTGAAACCGGCATATGGTTCGCGGATGAGGGGGATCAATTCTTCCAAAAGCAGAGGATCAGATATCCTGCTGTGCAAAAATTGTGTGAAATAGATGAATACAATAACGAGATTGTTCTAAGGGAGGAATACACGGATCTTGTGAATATTGCCAAGCATAGAACCGTGTTTGATGAGAATTATAAGCTTCTGTATATTCCAACTCGTGACGGCGTGCAGTTTGAACTATATCATTTGAGAGGAAGCGCTCTAAAGAATCTCTATCACAAAAATCACCCCCATTTTAAGAGCTTATATGGCTATTTGAAGAGATTTATGAAAAGGACGGAGAATGCTGAGATAATAAATGGCCTCTTTATTCCAAAAGGCATGGGCAACAGGAGAAAAGATTCTAATGCGTTAAACCTTTCAAGATTAAAATAA
- a CDS encoding class I adenylate-forming enzyme family protein, giving the protein MTTVTDFLADTTVDKPDKLSIIANDGKITFKELDARSSRVAKALEDAGIKRCEKVAIILGNDQACAFVSSYFGVMKMGGIPVPLNIRWALPEKLYVMEHSDSVAVIAGASHAVEIKDLAKGETIRQDGRPFEIKVRSFWATGNDVPEGFSSIDSVIENGSEDFTPLNPPMQPHDPADLLYTSGTTGLPKGVLVPQENIVGKEGSPNLSSILSEMFGESIIHAVPLFGFTGCHGMMLMTVRSGITQVVMAKFDPETFLRGIEEHRVTSAMAVPTMLNLCMNHPKINDFDYSSLKCILFGAAAISPDTVRKMKDVWPNIMMINAYGLTEGGANAACMLGPNPDDILNHPGSVGVPVNCEVFICDNDNNVLQQGEVGEICFRSEVKRRSYYKADILTTELWDGDMLHTGDVGYIDADGYVYITDRKKDMINRGGYNIFAIEVERVLLEIPEVLEVAVIGVDHEMLGEDLLAVIVPRRGAMPGKDALAPEAINAFCKGHLADYKSPRHVVFIDELPKNAMSKVQKTELRKQFKSYILDQKKELD; this is encoded by the coding sequence ATGACAACTGTTACTGACTTCCTTGCAGACACTACTGTTGATAAACCGGACAAACTGAGTATCATTGCTAATGATGGGAAAATCACATTCAAGGAACTTGATGCTCGCTCATCCAGAGTTGCCAAAGCCCTTGAGGATGCTGGCATTAAACGATGCGAGAAGGTAGCGATTATACTCGGTAATGATCAGGCCTGTGCGTTTGTTTCGAGTTATTTTGGGGTTATGAAGATGGGCGGAATCCCTGTGCCGCTAAACATTCGCTGGGCGTTACCTGAAAAATTATATGTTATGGAACATAGCGATTCAGTTGCAGTGATTGCTGGCGCTTCCCATGCAGTAGAGATTAAAGACTTGGCCAAGGGCGAAACCATTAGACAAGACGGACGTCCATTTGAAATCAAAGTGCGAAGTTTTTGGGCAACAGGAAATGATGTTCCTGAAGGATTTTCTTCCATAGATTCTGTTATAGAAAATGGATCAGAGGACTTCACTCCGCTTAATCCGCCAATGCAACCTCATGATCCCGCTGACCTGCTCTACACCTCCGGCACCACAGGATTGCCGAAAGGCGTTTTGGTTCCACAGGAAAATATCGTTGGCAAAGAGGGAAGCCCAAATCTTAGTTCCATCTTGTCTGAGATGTTTGGAGAATCTATTATTCACGCTGTGCCGCTCTTCGGTTTTACGGGATGCCACGGAATGATGTTGATGACAGTGCGATCGGGCATCACACAGGTCGTTATGGCAAAGTTTGATCCGGAAACCTTTCTCAGAGGCATTGAGGAACACAGAGTTACCTCAGCCATGGCAGTGCCTACCATGCTTAACCTATGCATGAATCATCCCAAGATAAACGATTTTGACTACAGCAGCCTAAAATGCATTTTATTTGGCGCTGCAGCGATTTCACCCGATACCGTTCGTAAAATGAAAGATGTGTGGCCAAATATTATGATGATAAATGCTTATGGCTTAACTGAAGGTGGCGCTAATGCAGCTTGTATGCTTGGCCCCAATCCGGATGATATCCTCAACCATCCTGGTTCAGTCGGCGTTCCTGTAAACTGTGAAGTCTTTATTTGTGATAATGATAATAATGTATTGCAGCAAGGTGAGGTTGGTGAGATATGTTTCCGATCAGAAGTGAAGAGGCGCTCCTATTATAAAGCTGACATTCTAACTACAGAGTTATGGGATGGCGATATGCTGCATACAGGAGATGTCGGTTACATTGATGCTGACGGCTATGTCTATATCACGGATCGCAAGAAAGACATGATTAATCGCGGCGGCTACAATATCTTTGCCATTGAAGTTGAAAGGGTTTTATTAGAGATACCTGAAGTGTTGGAGGTAGCGGTTATTGGGGTGGATCACGAAATGTTGGGTGAAGACCTGCTTGCTGTAATTGTCCCCCGTCGTGGCGCTATGCCAGGCAAGGACGCACTTGCGCCGGAAGCAATAAATGCGTTTTGTAAAGGGCATTTGGCTGATTATAAAAGTCCTCGACATGTTGTTTTCATAGATGAACTTCCCAAGAATGCGATGTCTAAGGTACAGAAAACTGAACTAAGAAAACAATTCAAGAGCTATATCCTTGATCAAAAAAAGGAACTCGATTAA